From Anastrepha obliqua isolate idAnaObli1 chromosome 3, idAnaObli1_1.0, whole genome shotgun sequence:
ATTACTTGATATGTTCCAAATTAtggttttaataaaactttccaTAGGTGAACTAAGCATTTGTCAAGTTATGGAATGCGAATAAATACAGAAAACCAAATTTATAaatgtttcaatttatatttgaatagaggtagaatatacatatttaaatacataccaaGGCCAATTGTAACACTTATTAGATTTATCATGTCCATAGGTAGGAAAAAATTCTATATGCAATAAACCCGGCAACTCATTTCCCaaccatatttatttttcaaagatggGGGCTACAAAAAAACTCagttattttcaaataactgTCGTACTTCAAATACATACCCAAATTACCAGGAAAGTGGATACTATGTTGAATTTGGTTTAAGTTCAATTAGGTTGCCGTTGACTATGCTAATGACGTTAAAATCACTTTACATTATGAAAATTTGTGCATTTGAAGTTACTACATACCATTAATATAATATGTGCCAAAACAAATCTTTTTAAATAGAATCTTTTGTGAAGGACAAGTTTTGAAATCATAAAACCATGCGCTTTCGTGAAACCTTGGTCTGAAATGGTCCATTCAGCTTACAGTTCTGGTCAGTGAATAGTTTACCTAAATaagtttactattttcgtactaatattttatttaataagcaaTCAATATTTACATACCAAAATCTGAACAATGGTGGTATATGATTTCTATAATCGAGAAAgagattttattcaagaaatcgcaaaaagaaaacattgaattgaatttatgaTTAGTTACATAATGAAAtacgtaaaatattttaattaattacataCGTGCTACCGGAATCTTCATGTACACATTAAAATCATATGTAGTTGCCGTCGAATAAAGTGTAATCTAATGCAACAGATAGTTTCAGTTTTCTGCAATCCTGTTCTCCTTAGCGGCGATGACGCTCATGTGAGTGAGACCTCCGTCGAGAACTGTAGTTATGTGCTCGGGATCGTGATCTTGAACGCCTTCTTTCTTCTCTGACAGGTGATACCGCATTTCCTCGCCGGTCATGATCCCTTTCTCTTTCTTTATCCTTTTCTGCACGCCTCTCTGATCGACTGTCAGAACTACTTGCACCCCCTCCACGCTCATTACGTCGAGTTCGATCTCTAGATCTCGATCGATGTACACGAGAACGTCGGTCTAGCTCTCGACCACCCACGAAATACCGAGACCGCTGTCTATCGTCACCGCGCTCATTCATTTTTCCACTACGTTTAAGTTCAGCCTTACGTGGACCAGCGCTTTTTTCTAGCTCCACCAATTTTTCACGTATAGTGAGAAAACCCAAATGAAGCTTACCACCAAAGTGATCCGCCAGTCGTATATCATTATCATGTATACCTAAATAGGCAGAACATACCTCACATACTCgcaacttttgttgttgataGGTTGAAGCAGGCATTGATGTGCGATATTCGTGttctgctttaatttttttagtgcgcAATTCCTCTATTTCTTTCATTAGGGACATACTCTCCTCAACTTCGCCTGCTTCTCCTAGCGCTTCGGCCTTAGCTAGTTTTTTACCGATTTCTTCTGCTAAAGCATGTACGGCATTTGCTTTTTCAGCCACCTCAGCAGTTAGTTCCTCTTGTGTTTCCTTAAGACGCTGTTTTGCAGATTCTGTACGTCGGTCACAATCTGCTATAAAAGCTTGCAGATGTTCCATCGCTTCTATATCGTAATAAAAATCATGCGACTTGGCAGCGCTTTCATAATCAGCTCTGAAAGCAAGATCATGAACTTTTGGGCACTCTCCTAGATCCATGCGAGTTGAAGCGAGAATATCATGAGGACAACAATCAAGTAAAAAACTTTTACATACACGGGAATCAGAAAACTTCAGGCCGCGTCCATCATCTCCATTACGAGTTGTGCCCATTAATTGGTCGAGCATTGCCCTCATTTGGTCCGTGGCTGACATTTTAATTTGCTTCAATATTTAAGTTATATTTTCCACCCGAGTATTTTCGCCAGATTTCAATAACCTTGTCTAGGGAAGAAATTTACACAATCGTATAATACATTCGATACAAAATGGAGCGTTGCGATAACTTTAGCGCATCCAAgaattgctttttatttatttatcgatAAACGGTATTTATATTACTACAATAGGACTATTCACTTTGTTACTGTTCAAGAATGATAGGATACAGGGTGCCGTGAGTGCTgcgtataaaaaaacataaaagaataACTAAAGTAGAGGTTTTCAGCAATTGCCCTATATTCTATATACCGTGGATATTGCTAGCAACATTACGTGCCGGATAaagtagcaggttaaactcttaatacagaatcgaccccgatatACTCAATATGTAAAAGTACTCCGTATCTATACCCATTGAACAGCTAGTGGTGGTTGAGCaactgatacaatttttttctgttttttggtttaagaattgtaaaattttgtttaaatgacTTTAAGTAGTCAATCATTTTTGGTAGTTTTAACATTCCAACGATCAAAAGCTCTACTGCTACTACTTGCTCAATGTGCTTTGCATCGCAAGACTCTAACATCTAAAAGTACATTCATAGGTATATGCagtaattaccaataaatccatgAAATTAATTCCAgcatggcagattacctgcaaaattgacaagcagcttttaatattgttttgaaAGACTTTCTTCTTAGAAATTACTTTGGAggaatattttggagtttttggtttgtttaattattaacgatatgaggaaaatacaaggagaaggaatagtttatttaattgcgcaattgctAGTAATAAAAAGTTGGAGGAAAaccgtaaacgacgtttactgaggtttcaaaaaagtatggcagcaatacgcattcgaaattcgatatatcattttataataagtaataacaggacacacgctttttttctgttatgtgaatgcatagttaataatatctaacaaatattttattagaattatgtgtGCAAATCTTTCTTCTTTGCcttcatccattttatttagattttacttatacgtttttctttacactcataaaaataatgatctattacacagaaaacagAGGGTTGTATGTCTCGTTTACGGAATTACTCCAGTTTATTTTTAGTAACCAACTGCGCAATTAATCTAGCTATTTCTTCTTGTCTTTTCCTCAtattgttaataataattaaacaaaaaaaaacaccgaaatattttaccaatataatttcattatttgtttcAAATTAAACCTTTCACAATagcattgacagctgattgtcaattttgcaggtaatctgtcATATGTCATATGTGaacagttaaattaaatttgttttttattggtaattaatgcccACAGATGCATACTTAGAAtatgttcacatatgcattaatcgcctataaatccaccaaattaatccaCCCGTTCACATacggcagattacctgcaaaattgacaatcagctgtcaatgctATTGTGAAAGGTTTAATTTgaaacaaataatgaaattatattagtaaaatatttcggtgttttttttttttttgtttaattattattaacaatgTGAAGAAAAGACTGAGACGTTTTATTGGTGAAAAGCATAAAAATTGGGTTTGTTGAATAAATTGCCATAAAACTGGACctaaaaaaatagcaaagttGGGTGAACTTAGGGTCCCACAACTTAAGAAGGAGTTGGCTTATCAACTTCGAGAAACAAAGCTGACGACATGAAATTTGATTATGGCCGCAATATCGAAATTGCCTTTGCAGTCGTCGTCTCAAATATCATCACAAGTTTCATTACACATTTCCCAAAAGTGAGCGGAGCTGTCGTCGAAGATAAATGCGAACTCAGATAGAAAGCAGCGAAAGCTGGGACTTGCAATGGCGCCCCCGATCCCAGGTATTTACTCTGGACATAGGTGCAACGAACTCGATCATCCGGTCAGATTTGGTTAGCAGTAATGTGCAACCAATGGTTGGCTATAAGCTTCAGAAAGCTTCAGGAATGAAAACGGAAACAGATCCGGAAAGGTAGTTTGTGAGGTTATTATTGGAGCTTTGCCAGTTGGGAACACATTTTTACTAGCTGAAATCATGCTGCTGGATGATTTTACATTGGATTTGAATACACGGTTGCTGTCGTATCAGAATATGGTGATACCTCTTAATACTGGCTATAAGAACAGTGTACAGTCCAGAAAGATAATCCTAAGTCAGTGTCAACGGATCCACCCAAAATCTGAATAGTCTTAAGGGCTAATGGGGAAGGTGGCTGTGGGATAGGTGAAGTGTGGGCAATGGAAGCTGCTGCAGAGACGGCAAATATAATCGTGGGAATAACAGTGGTGAAAAAACGAAAAGACACGTTGTTCCAGTAAGGTGTTCAATTATTTGAAGTCATAGTTATTCTGTGATTGAAAAGCCCCGAGCTGTAGAAGCCTTTATAAACTGTGATAGCCCTCAACAGAGAAGCGATCTCATAAAGACTTGGTTACCTGAAAAGAGAGAGCGAAagataaaaagtttttgaacaaaTACATTCACATATTACATGTTGTACACCACATGGACATGCTGATGCCCTATCTCAGCGACCTTATGCAATAGAGCGTAAGCATTCTTCAAAGCCCGAGATCTGAGAGGATAGTtgacatcttttttttttctatatttcgaaagaatatactttgaaattttcatgcggaaatttctAATATCATAGCTTTTACAGCCCATTAATTACGagtaggtagagagcggtccgcctggtgttgtaaaaaaaaaccattcaaccgaatcatctgaaattttagtatgttattcacaacatcaatggctatcgcccgtgggtatttcgtatttttttattgaaaaactgaacaaaagaaaaaaaaaagatttttagagtgtcaaattaaaaaccgcgccattttgccattttttttattctagtacgggtaCGGTAGTAGATTAAtaattcttttggtttttgtgtttcagataagtagaagagccaaaatgtaTAACACCGTCGAGGTTTATTTTTTCGGAAGGGTCTACtttagcgccatttttaaattgattaatttaaaaaaaaatttcattttatatgtaaaagaagttgaataaaaaacctaaaaattttaaatatcgtttttcattttttcttattgataaaaaaaatcctgaaaataccctaaattttcgagctcatAGCCGCAAGGACCCCTTAGTGCAATTGGAAACTCAGTTCTATAAGAAGTTACTTGAATGATGCTGGCCTAGAAAATATCATGGAAGCAAACGATGTTAGATGGGGTCTAAGGCTGAAATGGCGATAGAAAGTCTTGTGGCAAAGGTATATTGGGTGTAGTGTGTTAGAGGGATTCCACAATGGGTCAACAGGAGATCATCTGGATGTTACTAAAACGCTGGAACAGATTTGGCGGACATTTACTGGGTTAATTGCAGATAATCAGTAGTCGAATATATAGAAAATGGCGCGCTATACTGCGTCAACGAAAGATCCAAAGGCCAGAAGTCATGGAATTACACGGGTACACCATATGATGTCGCGAGTCTGTTTGTAACTATGAACTACTTTAGTAAGGTTCGCATGATATAAATAGTTTTGTTGCTTGatgaagattaaaaaaacaCGTACAACACCCTGGCATTCCCAATCAGATGgaattatcgaaaaattttaccgCTCTCTAGAGGAACGATATAGAAAGGTACTCGTTTGGGTAGAAGAATTTGGTGTCTAATCGGAATGACGCGGAAGGCACTGTGACAAATCATGAACATTCGCGAAACGTCTGGCAAAAATACCAAACGAATGAAAAACCGAAACATGAATGACaggcaaggcgcattcattaaaggtgtgGGCTTTAGATCAACATCAACGTATCGTACATAGAAATATCCCGACAACAGAgagtagaaaagaaaataaaaaggggttgtctgtaaagtcggtttactgacgatagtttaacgtgacaacgtcataagaaaatactgatgtaatgattgcaattttcaaaacaaaattttaattttatttgtttgatagatattttgtatggatatagaggaggaggtaaatggaaacgtgaaaaatgacgaagcATTTATCAAACTcctgaaagatatgttcaatttcgattgtgcttcagacgttaataagtcaacagcactaagaggcaacatcatcgatttgcctttttcaagacacattacccTCGAAACACcacctttcatttcctacttttcctatcatctcctattctcaacagagaaatggttcattaccatgcacacaggatgaaggcatatgcaaatacaaaaatgtgaatttatatacatatgcgcatatacatacacatgctcaCTcgagtaggagagagccagatgtcgaacgttgtcgaacgcgggggccgattgtgctctatgtcgttcgttccgcgctctcacTTGCAGTTCAaccaaggtaacgacgcatgagcaagataacgacgattgagtaagataacgacacattttttcgtgcgtgcagccggctaaatcgaattataagacgttatcacgtcaaaaggaaGAACAAAGTTGCAGAGCCGACGTGAAGTTGGAGGTAGAAACAAACTATACGATAATGTAAATGGAACGACTTTTcatgattttcgttttatgctgACATCGTGAGGTACGCTTCgaatgaaaaaaagcaaatcaacTGGTTTAccaataccacctttaatagatttgccTCGATGCCACAAGCTGCGATTAGCATGCATGCGGGACAGCTATCATCGATATACTTTTACTTTCATCCAACAAAAACTTTCATACAAAGAACGCCTTGCAATTTCGAGCAAGGGGAAAAAGTTTGTTAagcgaaaaatgaaaaagaaaatgtcaGTGAATCAATATATTCGCTTCCAATATgcgctgaaaatattaaataggcTGATGGGCTTAGAAGATATCTCGCTTGCTTCATCGAATAAGCGACCGTTGCAAGCTGGGGAAGATCGCAATTTAAAATCGCACAATTACAAATTATTCTTTgtttactttgattttattaacaaatgtataaatttatttggttaCACCATAGATGTAGATATATGTGTACGATTTATGCGATATTCTTGACTTTCCACTCACTTTGGTTTACTACGGGTaaggtacactagacagggttagtggggcggcagcccttggtcggaaaaacccgagtcattccggtaatgtAAAACCGGCTGCTATGAAAATTAACtacctttttgtttgtttattttatgtacTGTTGTCACAGGCCTTGGGAAGCACAGAAACATAAGAAAttgtattcatatacatactttCTTGCCCAGCGTCATCGccagcaacagcaaaaaaaatacatttgcaaTTATTGTTATAacttgtgctttcacaatttaacacgcagattttaattttttatttgatttaatttaaaactcaCAAATCTCCATTCACTGAATATTCACAACGAAATAACTTCTCTTAATTTTGTTTGCCTATTTGAAGCACTGACGCCATCGGTTGTCATAAccgcgaaaaataaagcaacGGTTTTCGGAAGACACCACCTTTAGTATTTTGTATACCGTATATCATTTTTTCCTTGGTTTGTTTTGAAAATCCTCCAATTTCTATTCATAATATGAAGTGGCTATATCCAAATGCATAATTGACAGGTTGTTTCAGAGTGAAGTTTGCTAATGTGTTGTTGTGTGGGTACGCCGCGATAGTTTGTCAGATAATAATTTGCACAACCAAAGTAGAAAATGAGCAATGTTTAATTAACTACGGGCGTATATTTTGCAACGTGTTTGTAAAAACTTAATAGCCTAAGTGGACCAATTGCAATTGTTTCCGACGAAGAAATTCCCCGTATTAAAAGTGTGAATGTTTGTTTCTAATGAATATGAAGTACATGCAggcaatattagtaaaatataaCAGTGGCccattaattattgaaaaaattgtaaacgcaTTAAAATCAAactacaattaaatatatttgctaaAGTTCGGTTTTAtcggttttaattaaattacaaatgtTTGTGGTTTATTGCATAGTTAATGTGAGTGCATCGGTTGTTTGAAAGCGTAAACGAAGGACTTAATCTATAAGTGATACTTGTTTTCATTACATTGTCAAGAATACTTTAATTATAGATTAAGTATGGCTGAGGCGGCGGTGAATGATCAAATCCATGGTTATCATGATGTAAGTAGGAGTTAATACGTGTTTGATGGAAAACAATACATGGTGGGGAAAATAATAAGGATTTTCCTGATTGCTAATGCAAGACTTCGATTCTTGTGGATAATAGATTCATTCACAATAGTACATAAAGAATTACTTATAAAATCCACTCCCTTTTCTCTCCCACACTtcttaaaattctaatttgcAACAAGTGTATAATTTAAAGTGTTGGtaatatttttgtctaaaaaaacaatagatacatacataactaaaattttttctttgtaagtAGACTTATCTTTCATGGAAGCGTTTATACTAAGATAAAATATCTTGTATAAATCTTTGTTAACATTAATCGGTAGATAAGGTAATGTTATTCACCAAACATCTGCACAAACTGCAAAACACTGAAATCATGTTATCGGAGAAGTGAAACCATCCAGAAGCATTGGTAGTAACGGTATATGCATGCTGATCAACTGGCTACTTAGGGGGCCGGGGTCGTCAGTCTGCTTCATCACTCTGTGTTGAAATGAAACAGAGGAACCAATATCATTCGCCTTACTCCAGTCCAAAATGCAGAGGGGTGAGAAGTGTCCACGACAAAGAAACGTTATTGGTAGCTAACAAGGCCTCCTACTAATATGATACCGTTGGCGAGGTAAGGCATAGTCGGTACCGACGTTTTATCCGAACTCTGCCTGCCAATGTCGCTGAAAATATATGGGGAATATTTTATGTTGCagaagcaataacaaaaacaaaagatcaCTCGCGCCATAGTCAGTTCTATGTTTTGGGAACGACTCTGATTTATATCCAGTAAAGACTACCACTCTAACAGCATTCCCAAAACATTTATGGGGAATGCATACATGctattaaaataacaacaacagcaaaatttaCAGTTGTCTTATAAGTTCTGCGATGTTTATATTGCAGAATGAGTCCACATTAATAGAACGACCCTAATAATTTCTTGGCTATATCTtaaccaatattttttcaaaatattttatttcttttaccaGAACCTTTTCCTCTACTGTATGAATAAAAGgttttctggttttttttttattttagaatgaCTCGAGTGATACATGCCACCTacgtattataattattaacgGAAAATCTTTAGCGAAAAAGGATATATTTGGAGCAAGGTAAGAAAATGTTCATACacaaaattgtatgtatatatgtataaaataataattggcgcttacaccattttttttgtgtttggccgagtttctcccccatttgtggtgtgcgtctcgatgctgttcctcaaatggagagtcctacagtttcaaggcgGCTGAGAACCgcagatatattttatgaagagatttttcatagcagaaatacactcggaggtttgcacttgtctgccgaggggcgaccgctattagaaaaaacgttttcttaatttttgtgtttcaccgagattcgaatctacgttctctctgaattccggatggtagtcacgcaccaaactactcggctacggcggccgcttacaATATTCGAAATGTAAATATATCTTAATTGTAAAATGAAGCcacaacttttttaataattcttccaCTTATAAATttcgtatattaaaaaataacattgtaATATAAGATATACAGTGACAGGCTGATCAATTGAGAGGTGTCGGatcttaaattgaaataaaacaacgaaaattcaattgattatatatataattgttatatatataattgcgacatttattttttagcgGCAGACTAATCGCTTACACTGTCAGAAATCGAaactatgctcccgagaggagtgaataaggggggaaaatgtttaaagttaatacttgcgccgtaattcggacatccgtaaacaccaattttgcatGACTCGCAGAAGGACTTCGGTCGttatttcgtgaataactttagtaatgttggcttccaatacctcaatcgaagctggtttatccacagaGATAACAAAGATCtgatatcacatgatcttgaTGGCCAATTCActagtccgagacgagagataaaacCATTGTCTCACCGGCTGTATAGCcagtagcgccatctttttgGATCCACATGTTGTAGAGCTCACTGGTTTCAATTTCTATCATCAAAAAATCGCTTATTATGGCGCGACCGCGTTCGCCAgcctcatctttgaagaaatatggccgATGATTCCCCCCGCCCaaaggccgcaccaaacagttatTTCCAATGGGTTttatggctgttcttgaatggcttcgggttgctcttcagcccaaatacggcagtTTTGCCTATTGATATAGCCATTAAGCCACATATGGTCCGCATccatgtacaccataagttggcctgagctcGCGTTGAACACTTTtaacagagcgtcgattttcgtaatacaattcattgtgcgatttgtaaacgttgttgaggcgtaagtcatTCCATGATGTAAtgtctatgaatactgaaaaaaattatgtatttagtttgccagtagtcacgcgtgatctgccaAAAGAattctattggaaaaagtatctc
This genomic window contains:
- the LOC129241534 gene encoding putative RNA-binding protein Luc7-like 1; the protein is MSATDQMRAMLDQLMGTTRNGDDGRGLKFSDSRVCKSFLLDCCPHDILASTRMDLGECPKVHDLAFRADYESAAKSHDFYYDIEAMEHLQAFIADCDRRTESAKQRLKETQEELTAEVAEKANAVHALAEEIGKKLAKAEALGEAGEVEESMSLMKEIEELRTKKIKAEHEYRTSMPASTYQQQKLRVCEVCSAYLGIHDNDIRLADHFGGKLHLGFLTIREKLVELEKSAGPRKAELKRSGKMNERGDDRQRSRYFVGGRELDRRSRVHRSRSRDRTRRNERGGGASSSDSRSERRAEKDKERERDHDRRGNAVSPVREERRRSRSRSRAHNYSSRRRSHSHERHRR